A region from the Populus trichocarpa isolate Nisqually-1 chromosome 18, P.trichocarpa_v4.1, whole genome shotgun sequence genome encodes:
- the LOC112324975 gene encoding shikimate O-hydroxycinnamoyltransferase isoform X1: protein MIIAGVEKMKVDVKQSTMVRPSRETPNRSLWSSNLDLLVPMFHVQTVYFYKPNGSSRFFETQVLKDALSDVLVPFYPAAGRMGKHESGRTEIHCNGEGILFVEAETSCFIDDLGDFTDSSKLLPLVPEVDYSGGISSFPLVVLQVTHFKCGAVSLGVGLHHILADGTSALHFINSWSDVARGLPVSTPPFIDRTLLRARDPPNPTFHHVEYDPPPTMNTPPQSQPKTTCTKILKITPEQLGSLKAKVRTEDGAVRHSTYETITAHIWRSMCKARGLSDDQASKLYISTDGRSRLNPQLPPGYLGNVLFTTTVMGLSGEIQSKPLARTMERIHEALVRMDDEYLRSALDYIEAQPDLNALKRGPHTYASPNLNIVSWIRLPVHDADFGWGRPVFMGPARVFCEGNAYILRSPVNDGSLSLFICLEAQHMPLFEKCLYDF from the exons ATGATCATCGCAGGTGTTGAAAAGATGAAAGTTGATGTGAAACAGTCAACTATGGTTCGCCCTTCTAGAGAGACACCCAACAGGAGCCTATGGAGCTCAAATTTGGACCTCTTGGTACCAATGTTTCACGTCCAAACTGTCTACTTCTACAAGCCAAATGGTTCTTCCAGATTTTTCGAAACCCAAGTGCTTAAGGATGCTCTAAGTGATGTTCTTGTGCCGTTCTACCCTGCAGCAGGGAGAATGGGAAAGCACGAATCTGGCAGAACTGAAATTCACTGTAATGGAGAAGGAATTTTGTTTGTTGAAGCTGAAACAAGTTGTTTTATAGATGATTTGGGTGACTTCACTGATAGCTCGAAGCTGCTGCCCCTTGTTCCGGAGGTCGACTATTCGGGCGGGATCTCTTCTTTTCCACTAGTGGTGTTACAG GTGACCCACTTCAAATGTGGAGCAGTCTCTCTTGGAGTTGGCTTGCATCATATCTTAGCAGATGGTACATCTGCTCTGCATTTTATCAACTCATGGTCTGACGTGGCTCGCGGCCTGCCGGTTAGCACTCCACCATTCATCGACAGAACCCTACTTCGTGCTCGGGACCCACCAAACCCTACCTTCCATCACGTTGAATATGACCCTCCTCCGACCATGAACACTCCTCCCCAATCGCAACCCAAAACCACTTGCACTAAGATTCTCAAGATCACACCGGAACAACTTGGCAGCTTGAAAGCCAAGGTCAGAACAGAAGATGGTGCAGTCAGGCATAGCACGTATGAAACCATCACTGCACATATTTGGCGTTCCATGTGTAAGGCACGCGGTCTCTCTGATGATCAAGCGAGTAAGTTATATATCTCAACAGATGGAAGGTCTAGATTGAACCCTCAATTGCCACCAGGTTACTTAGGTAATGTTCTTTTTACAACTACGGTGATGGGTTTATCCGGTGAAATACAGTCAAAACCATTAGCCCGCACAATGGAGAGGATCCATGAAGCACTGGTGAGGATGGATGATGAGTACCTGAGATCAGCCCTAGATTATATCGAAGCTCAGCCAGATCTCAATGCTCTCAAGAGAGGGCCTCACACATATGCAAGCCCGAATCTCAATATTGTGAGCTGGATCAGGTTGCCTGTACACGATGCAGATTTTGGGTGGGGAAGACCCGTTTTCATGGGGCCAGCCAGAGTCTTCTGTGAAGGAAATGCATATATACTAAGGAGTCCGGTCAATGATGGGAGCTTATCCCTGTTTATTTGCTTAGAGGCGCAACACATGCCACTCTTTGAAAAGTGCCTGTACGATTTCTAG
- the LOC112324975 gene encoding shikimate O-hydroxycinnamoyltransferase isoform X2, whose translation MKVDVKQSTMVRPSRETPNRSLWSSNLDLLVPMFHVQTVYFYKPNGSSRFFETQVLKDALSDVLVPFYPAAGRMGKHESGRTEIHCNGEGILFVEAETSCFIDDLGDFTDSSKLLPLVPEVDYSGGISSFPLVVLQVTHFKCGAVSLGVGLHHILADGTSALHFINSWSDVARGLPVSTPPFIDRTLLRARDPPNPTFHHVEYDPPPTMNTPPQSQPKTTCTKILKITPEQLGSLKAKVRTEDGAVRHSTYETITAHIWRSMCKARGLSDDQASKLYISTDGRSRLNPQLPPGYLGNVLFTTTVMGLSGEIQSKPLARTMERIHEALVRMDDEYLRSALDYIEAQPDLNALKRGPHTYASPNLNIVSWIRLPVHDADFGWGRPVFMGPARVFCEGNAYILRSPVNDGSLSLFICLEAQHMPLFEKCLYDF comes from the exons ATGAAAGTTGATGTGAAACAGTCAACTATGGTTCGCCCTTCTAGAGAGACACCCAACAGGAGCCTATGGAGCTCAAATTTGGACCTCTTGGTACCAATGTTTCACGTCCAAACTGTCTACTTCTACAAGCCAAATGGTTCTTCCAGATTTTTCGAAACCCAAGTGCTTAAGGATGCTCTAAGTGATGTTCTTGTGCCGTTCTACCCTGCAGCAGGGAGAATGGGAAAGCACGAATCTGGCAGAACTGAAATTCACTGTAATGGAGAAGGAATTTTGTTTGTTGAAGCTGAAACAAGTTGTTTTATAGATGATTTGGGTGACTTCACTGATAGCTCGAAGCTGCTGCCCCTTGTTCCGGAGGTCGACTATTCGGGCGGGATCTCTTCTTTTCCACTAGTGGTGTTACAG GTGACCCACTTCAAATGTGGAGCAGTCTCTCTTGGAGTTGGCTTGCATCATATCTTAGCAGATGGTACATCTGCTCTGCATTTTATCAACTCATGGTCTGACGTGGCTCGCGGCCTGCCGGTTAGCACTCCACCATTCATCGACAGAACCCTACTTCGTGCTCGGGACCCACCAAACCCTACCTTCCATCACGTTGAATATGACCCTCCTCCGACCATGAACACTCCTCCCCAATCGCAACCCAAAACCACTTGCACTAAGATTCTCAAGATCACACCGGAACAACTTGGCAGCTTGAAAGCCAAGGTCAGAACAGAAGATGGTGCAGTCAGGCATAGCACGTATGAAACCATCACTGCACATATTTGGCGTTCCATGTGTAAGGCACGCGGTCTCTCTGATGATCAAGCGAGTAAGTTATATATCTCAACAGATGGAAGGTCTAGATTGAACCCTCAATTGCCACCAGGTTACTTAGGTAATGTTCTTTTTACAACTACGGTGATGGGTTTATCCGGTGAAATACAGTCAAAACCATTAGCCCGCACAATGGAGAGGATCCATGAAGCACTGGTGAGGATGGATGATGAGTACCTGAGATCAGCCCTAGATTATATCGAAGCTCAGCCAGATCTCAATGCTCTCAAGAGAGGGCCTCACACATATGCAAGCCCGAATCTCAATATTGTGAGCTGGATCAGGTTGCCTGTACACGATGCAGATTTTGGGTGGGGAAGACCCGTTTTCATGGGGCCAGCCAGAGTCTTCTGTGAAGGAAATGCATATATACTAAGGAGTCCGGTCAATGATGGGAGCTTATCCCTGTTTATTTGCTTAGAGGCGCAACACATGCCACTCTTTGAAAAGTGCCTGTACGATTTCTAG